The following DNA comes from Hahella chejuensis KCTC 2396.
TCTGCGCCGCCACGTTCCAACTGCGCCCATCGCGTACTCTCACCATCGGCCCGTCCCGGTCCACCAGCAGCCCGGCGGGACGATAAAACGGCCCGGCCCAAATGCACTCTCGTTTGATCTCCGGGTCCAAGGCGAATGCAGACGGCGAAGGCTTGGGCAGCCCGAGCGATATAGCGTAGCCGAAATCTTCACTGGAGAAGCCGAGCCGCAATCGCACCGCGTCACGACGCGGGCCGCCCTGCACAGGAATCTCACCAGTGCGCATCCGACGGCTGATTTTCTCCGGCCCGGCCCAAAATGTGGAACCCAGCCCGCCTTCTCCGGCCAAAGAGTTAACCACTCCGCCTTGCGCGGTCTCCGCCAGCAAGCGCAGCGCCCGGTACAAATTGGACTTGCCGCTGCCGTTAGGTCCCGTGATCACATTCAGTGAACCCAGTGGCATGGTCAATTGCAGTATGGAGCGGTAGTTGTTGATGGAGAGCGTGGTGAGCATGTTAATGTTCCTGGTCGCGCCGATGAGTCAAACCGGCAACCTAGCATTTAAAACGACATACGTTTATTAATCCGGCAGGCGAATAGAAGGAAGCTATTTGCCTGCCGGATTAATAAAAACCGTCAGCCCTGAGCGACGGAACAAACTTGCCCCGATATTGCGGCGTTCCGCCTTTGCGTCAGAACCGCCTGGGCGATACCAGAGCACATGATCAGGCCGCAGCCGGCTATTTGCAGGGGACTGAGCGCCTGATCAAACAAGGCCCAGCCAAAGGTCACCACGGCGATAGGCTCAAGGTAGGCTAAGGTGCCGAAAGTGGCGGAAGGCAGTTCGCGCAATGCGATCACCGCAAACAGGATAGCGAGGAAACCGGGGATCAACCCCGCCGCCAACAGCCAGCCCCACTGCGCTGGCGCAATCACTTGCTGTTGCTGCAGCATTAACGGAGCCATACATAGCGCGCCAATCAGCATTTGATACCAGCTTCTGGCGTATACATGTACATGGGCGGGCGTGGCGCGATTGATAATAATAAAACCCGCGTAGCACAGCATGGCCAGCCCGGCGTAGGTCATGCCCAAAGCGTCCTGCGAGCCGCCAAACTCAAGACGGAACTCCATCATCATCGCAAAGCCGAACAACGCAGTAAGAATCAACCCCATCGCACTGGCGCTAAGCTTCTCCGACAAGAACAGGTGAGCGAAAACAGAAGCGACTACCGGGGCCAGATAAATGGTCATAATCGCATTAGCCATGCTGGTGTGCTCCATGGCCTGGATATAAAACACGATAAACCCCGCCAGAAAGCCGCCGTTGATCAGCACCCGCCAGGAAGGCCAGCACCACAACAGACTCGCCTTACGAATCACCAGCAAATACCCCAGCATCATCGCCGCGCCAAAAAACAACCGATAAAAAGTCACGGTTTCCGCACTCAATTGCGCATATTTGGCGATAACGCCGATCGTCCCCATAAACACCGCCGACAACGCCGCCATCGCCAAAAATGGCGCCGCGTTATCTGGAGACTGCTGTATTTGCTTCATCAGAAATCCTTGACTGCTGGCTAAGAGGATAAGAACAAAAGTCCTTTGTTATTAATATGGCAATGATATTGACATGTTAATATCTGGCGCATGAATGCGCCTGCGCGGCGGAGAGCCGCCTGATTAATAAACGGATATGGCCAGAGATTGTCTGTACGACAATAAGGGGGAAAAGCTCAGTCTTCGCTGAGCTGCGCCCTCACCTCTTCCAGAATGCGCCCCAGCATGTTCTGCCCACTTCCGTCGCCGCCGTCGCCCCAGTAGTCATCGTTGTCGGTGTGTTCGACGATTTTGGCGGAGCCGGTGCTGAGCAGGCGTTCGCGCAGGGCGTCATGTTGGGTGAATTTGGCGAGAATGGCTTCGCGCATGATGTTGAGCTTGACGGACTCCCAGTCATTACGCAGTTTTCTTTTGCGGTCGCGGCCTTTACGCGCCGCCTCCAGTGGAGATTTGGCCTTGCGGATATCGCTACGGTCCTTTTCTTCCTCGAATTTCATGGCCTGAAAATAGTGCTCACTGCTGGGCCATACTTTTCCTTTCAGCTTGATCGGGTATTGAGCGAAATTGGAAAACTCTCCAAATTCATCGTTTACGCTATAAAACTTGATCACTTCCACGTTTGCTTTAGCCCGTCGTCTATTGTTTTCCGGCGCTCGCAGCCATCTCATGGGCACAGTCTGAAGTATATCCGCGCAAGCGGACAACTCATTTTCCGTTACCGTTTTTGGTGGCGATTTTTTCGCGAGACGGAGCAAGTTAGCGCAAGCAAGGCTTCCAGGCAATGAGTAACGCTACC
Coding sequences within:
- a CDS encoding DMT family transporter, producing the protein MKQIQQSPDNAAPFLAMAALSAVFMGTIGVIAKYAQLSAETVTFYRLFFGAAMMLGYLLVIRKASLLWCWPSWRVLINGGFLAGFIVFYIQAMEHTSMANAIMTIYLAPVVASVFAHLFLSEKLSASAMGLILTALFGFAMMMEFRLEFGGSQDALGMTYAGLAMLCYAGFIIINRATPAHVHVYARSWYQMLIGALCMAPLMLQQQQVIAPAQWGWLLAAGLIPGFLAILFAVIALRELPSATFGTLAYLEPIAVVTFGWALFDQALSPLQIAGCGLIMCSGIAQAVLTQRRNAAISGQVCSVAQG
- a CDS encoding NADAR family protein, coding for MRWLRAPENNRRRAKANVEVIKFYSVNDEFGEFSNFAQYPIKLKGKVWPSSEHYFQAMKFEEEKDRSDIRKAKSPLEAARKGRDRKRKLRNDWESVKLNIMREAILAKFTQHDALRERLLSTGSAKIVEHTDNDDYWGDGGDGSGQNMLGRILEEVRAQLSED